One genomic segment of Podarcis raffonei isolate rPodRaf1 chromosome 7, rPodRaf1.pri, whole genome shotgun sequence includes these proteins:
- the LOC128416979 gene encoding CTTNBP2 N-terminal-like protein isoform X1 yields the protein MNLEKLSKPELLTLFSILEGELEARDLVIEALKAQRRDAFIEERYGKFNISDPLMALQRDFEALKEENHGDKQPVCANPLSILKVVMKHCKNMQEKMLSQLAAAESRHRKVILDLEEERQRHAQDTAEGDDVTYMLEKERERLTQQLEFEKSQVKKFEREQKKLSSQLEEEHAHHKQLSSMLVLECKKAAAKAAEEGQKLGELSGKLEKERSRVSQLEEELAAKKKRGLQMEAQVEKQLSEFDIEREQLRAKLNREENRTKALKEEVEQLKQTLKELEASCKAENPPPSVSKVSIATITEDPCRSVACQTESPLQESQGSTIKLARALSPVAATAPHSYAKANGHCEAEAQASVEPAQPSMENLEKSKPAGSTPEGPTENSSSPVRTESLSPSIPPLPSSGISLSPSNTASSSLTSSPCSSPVMTKRLLGASASSPSYQSSYQVGINQRFHAARHKFQSQADQDHPSSGLQSPPSRDLSPTLVDNSAAKQLARNTVTQVLSRFTSQQGPIKPVSPNSSPFGTDYRTLASAMSPKSESSPGKVSSPLSPLSPGIKSPTIPRAERGNPPPIPPKKPGLAPSPASHTPPTKTSSQAPSLGSPADLASSCSINAVVANGKEIEILLPANS from the exons GCCCAGCGCAGAGATGCTTTCATTGAAGAGCGCTATGGAAAATTCAACATCAGTGATCCGCTGATGGCTCTTCAGAGGGATTTTGAGGCGCTGAAAGAAGAGAACCATGGCGATAAGCAGCCCGTTTGTGCCAATCCCTTGTCCATCCTGAAGGTTGTGATGAAACACTGCAAGAATATGCAGGAAAAAATGTTGTCCCAACTCGCAGCTGCAGAGAGCAGGCATCGAAAG GTAATCTTGGATCTGGAGGAAGAGAGGCAGAGGCACGCCCAAGATACTGCTGAAGGGGATGATGTCACGTACATGCTGGAAAAGGAGCGAGAGCGGCTCACCCAACAG CTGGAATTTGAGAAGTCCCAGGTGAAGAAGTTTGAAAGGGAGCAGAAGAAGCTCTCGAGTCAGCTGGAGGAGGAGCACGCCCATCACAAGCAGCTCTCCTCCATGCTGGTGCTGGAGTGCAAGAAAGCCGCCGCCAAGGCTGCGGAGGAAGGACAGAAGTTGGGGGAGCTGAGCGGGAAGCTGGAGAAGGAGAGGAGCAGAGTGAGCCAGTTGGAGGAGGAGCTGGCAGCCAAGAAGAAGCGGGGCTTGCAAATGGAGGCCCAGGTAGAGAAGCAACTCTCGGAGTTCGACATCGAGCGGGAGCAGCTGAGAGCCAAGCTGAACCGGGAAGAGAACCGCACCAAGGCCCTGAAGGAAGAAGTGGAGCAGCTGAAGCAGACCCTCAAGGAGCTGGAGGCTTCCTGCAAAGCGGAAAACCCTCCACCAAGCGTCTCCAAGGTGTCCATTGCGACCATCACAGAAGACCCATGTCGGTCCGTCGCTTGCCAGACAGAAAGCCCCTTGCAGGAGAGCCAAGGAAGCACCATCAAACTGGCACGTGCCCTGTCGCCTGTCGCTGCCACGGCCCCCCACTCTTATGCCAAGGCAAATGGGCACTGCGAGGCTGAGGCACAAGCGAGCGTGgagccagcccagcccagcatgGAGAATCTGGAGAAGAGCAAGCCTGCCGGGTCCACTCCTGAGGGTCCCACCGAAAACAGCAGCTCCCCGGTGAGGACAGAGTCTCTTTCTCCATCCATCCCGCCGCTGCCCTCCAGTGGGATCTCCTTGTCTCCAAGCAACACCGCCTCTTCCTCGCTGACATCCTCCCCGTGCTCCTCCCCAGTGATGACTAAGCGCTTGCTTGGAGCCTCGGCCAGCAGCCCCAGTTACCAGTCTTCTTACCAGGTGGGGATCAACCAGCGCTTCCACGCTGCTCGCCACAAATTCCAGTCCCAAGCTGACCAGGACCACCCGTCGAGCGGTCTCCAAAGCCCTCCGTCCAGGGACCTGTCGCCCACCCTCGTTGACAACTCGGCCGCCAAGCAGCTTGCCCGCAACACCGTCACTCAGGTCCTCTCCAGGTTCACAAGCCAGCAGGGTCCCATCAAGCCCGTCTCGCCCAACAGCTCCCCCTTTGGCACAGACTACCGGACCCTGGCCAGCGCCATGAGCCCCAAAAGCGAGTCGAGCCCAGGCAAAGTCTCCAGCCCGCTCAGCCCGCTCTCGCCTGGTATTAAATCACCAACCATACCCAGAGCAGAAAGAGGGAACCCTCCGCCGATTCCTCCAAAAAAACCTGGGCTGGCTCCTTCTCCAGCCAGCCACACTCCGCCGACGAAGACCTCCTCTCAGGCACCTTCTCTGGGTTCCCCTGCGGACTTGGCGAGCAGTTGCTCAATCAATGCCGTGGTGGCCAACGGGAAGGAAATTGAGATCCTACTGCCAGCCAACAGCTAG
- the LOC128416979 gene encoding CTTNBP2 N-terminal-like protein isoform X2 produces MNLEKLSKPELLTLFSILEGELEARDLVIEALKAQRRDAFIEERYGKFNISDPLMALQRDFEALKEENHGDKQPVCANPLSILKVVMKHCKNMQEKMLSQLAAAESRHRKLEFEKSQVKKFEREQKKLSSQLEEEHAHHKQLSSMLVLECKKAAAKAAEEGQKLGELSGKLEKERSRVSQLEEELAAKKKRGLQMEAQVEKQLSEFDIEREQLRAKLNREENRTKALKEEVEQLKQTLKELEASCKAENPPPSVSKVSIATITEDPCRSVACQTESPLQESQGSTIKLARALSPVAATAPHSYAKANGHCEAEAQASVEPAQPSMENLEKSKPAGSTPEGPTENSSSPVRTESLSPSIPPLPSSGISLSPSNTASSSLTSSPCSSPVMTKRLLGASASSPSYQSSYQVGINQRFHAARHKFQSQADQDHPSSGLQSPPSRDLSPTLVDNSAAKQLARNTVTQVLSRFTSQQGPIKPVSPNSSPFGTDYRTLASAMSPKSESSPGKVSSPLSPLSPGIKSPTIPRAERGNPPPIPPKKPGLAPSPASHTPPTKTSSQAPSLGSPADLASSCSINAVVANGKEIEILLPANS; encoded by the exons GCCCAGCGCAGAGATGCTTTCATTGAAGAGCGCTATGGAAAATTCAACATCAGTGATCCGCTGATGGCTCTTCAGAGGGATTTTGAGGCGCTGAAAGAAGAGAACCATGGCGATAAGCAGCCCGTTTGTGCCAATCCCTTGTCCATCCTGAAGGTTGTGATGAAACACTGCAAGAATATGCAGGAAAAAATGTTGTCCCAACTCGCAGCTGCAGAGAGCAGGCATCGAAAG CTGGAATTTGAGAAGTCCCAGGTGAAGAAGTTTGAAAGGGAGCAGAAGAAGCTCTCGAGTCAGCTGGAGGAGGAGCACGCCCATCACAAGCAGCTCTCCTCCATGCTGGTGCTGGAGTGCAAGAAAGCCGCCGCCAAGGCTGCGGAGGAAGGACAGAAGTTGGGGGAGCTGAGCGGGAAGCTGGAGAAGGAGAGGAGCAGAGTGAGCCAGTTGGAGGAGGAGCTGGCAGCCAAGAAGAAGCGGGGCTTGCAAATGGAGGCCCAGGTAGAGAAGCAACTCTCGGAGTTCGACATCGAGCGGGAGCAGCTGAGAGCCAAGCTGAACCGGGAAGAGAACCGCACCAAGGCCCTGAAGGAAGAAGTGGAGCAGCTGAAGCAGACCCTCAAGGAGCTGGAGGCTTCCTGCAAAGCGGAAAACCCTCCACCAAGCGTCTCCAAGGTGTCCATTGCGACCATCACAGAAGACCCATGTCGGTCCGTCGCTTGCCAGACAGAAAGCCCCTTGCAGGAGAGCCAAGGAAGCACCATCAAACTGGCACGTGCCCTGTCGCCTGTCGCTGCCACGGCCCCCCACTCTTATGCCAAGGCAAATGGGCACTGCGAGGCTGAGGCACAAGCGAGCGTGgagccagcccagcccagcatgGAGAATCTGGAGAAGAGCAAGCCTGCCGGGTCCACTCCTGAGGGTCCCACCGAAAACAGCAGCTCCCCGGTGAGGACAGAGTCTCTTTCTCCATCCATCCCGCCGCTGCCCTCCAGTGGGATCTCCTTGTCTCCAAGCAACACCGCCTCTTCCTCGCTGACATCCTCCCCGTGCTCCTCCCCAGTGATGACTAAGCGCTTGCTTGGAGCCTCGGCCAGCAGCCCCAGTTACCAGTCTTCTTACCAGGTGGGGATCAACCAGCGCTTCCACGCTGCTCGCCACAAATTCCAGTCCCAAGCTGACCAGGACCACCCGTCGAGCGGTCTCCAAAGCCCTCCGTCCAGGGACCTGTCGCCCACCCTCGTTGACAACTCGGCCGCCAAGCAGCTTGCCCGCAACACCGTCACTCAGGTCCTCTCCAGGTTCACAAGCCAGCAGGGTCCCATCAAGCCCGTCTCGCCCAACAGCTCCCCCTTTGGCACAGACTACCGGACCCTGGCCAGCGCCATGAGCCCCAAAAGCGAGTCGAGCCCAGGCAAAGTCTCCAGCCCGCTCAGCCCGCTCTCGCCTGGTATTAAATCACCAACCATACCCAGAGCAGAAAGAGGGAACCCTCCGCCGATTCCTCCAAAAAAACCTGGGCTGGCTCCTTCTCCAGCCAGCCACACTCCGCCGACGAAGACCTCCTCTCAGGCACCTTCTCTGGGTTCCCCTGCGGACTTGGCGAGCAGTTGCTCAATCAATGCCGTGGTGGCCAACGGGAAGGAAATTGAGATCCTACTGCCAGCCAACAGCTAG